Proteins encoded in a region of the Raphanus sativus cultivar WK10039 chromosome 8, ASM80110v3, whole genome shotgun sequence genome:
- the LOC130499070 gene encoding uncharacterized protein LOC130499070, whose amino-acid sequence MSNLTKLEINALDITGNNYMTWAVGARMHLKGSGLLETIDNTKTVSDEKKAKAMIFLRHHIHDGLKDVYITKEDPEDLWQSFKERFDHQKYVILPKAKHEWIHLRFQDYKSVSEFNSAMFGITSRMMLCGEKISDYDMIEKTLSTFHPENVVLQQQYRVNGFKRYSELMQILLVVEQNNQLVLLNHQARPTGSAPFPEVNVASSSYDNWRGRGRGRGRGRNHGRGRGRGRRFRPYDERNKKDSQENERGRDDKRQTEKICYRCGMKGHWVRTCRTPRHLADLYRESQKGKE is encoded by the coding sequence ATGTCGAATTTGACAAAGCTCGAAATTAATGCCCTGGATATTACGGGAAATAACTATATGACCTGGGCAGTTGGTGCAAGAATGCACCTAAAAGGTAGCGGGCTTTTGGAAACCATCGATAATACTAAAACGGTGTCGGATGAGAAAAAGGCTAAAGCCATGATATTTTTACGACACCACATACATGATGGTTTAAAAGATGTATATATTACGAAAGAGGATCCTGAGGACCTCTGGCAATCTTTTAAAGAGAGGTTTGATCACCAGAAGTATGTGATCTTACCAAAAGCCAAACACGAGTGGATCCATCTCCGGTTCCAGGACTACAAAAGTGTAAGTGAGTTTAATTCCGCTATGTTTGGAATTACTTCAAGGATGATGTTATGTGGAGAGAAAATAAGTGATTATGATATGATCGAGAAAACTCTCTCCACGTTCCATCCTGAAAATGTAGTCCTACAGCAACAGTACCGGGTGAATGGATTTAAGCGTTACTCGGAGTTGATGCAAATTCTCCTTGTAGTGGAGCAAAATAATCAACTCGTGTTGTTAAACCATCAAGCTCGTCCCACTGGATCTGCTCCATTCCCCGAAGTGAATGTTGCATCATCCAGTTATGATAATTGGAGAGGACGAGGACGTGGACGTGGTCGAGGTCGAAATCATGGTCGTgggagaggacgaggaagaagattcCGTCCGTAtgatgaaagaaataaaaaggattCCCAAGAGAATGAGAGGGGCCGGGATGATAAAAGGCAAACAGAAAAGATTTGCTACAGATGTGGCATGAAAGGTCATTGGGTACGTACTTGTCGTACGCCAAGACACTTAGCCGATCTGTATAGAGAATCCCAAAAGGGAAAGGAGTAA